Within Coffea arabica cultivar ET-39 chromosome 4e, Coffea Arabica ET-39 HiFi, whole genome shotgun sequence, the genomic segment ATTTGGTGGTGGAAGTTATTATTCAGGCTTTTAGCTTAGAGTGTCACTCTACAAAATATTATTACAAAATTCTATTTTGCTTAAGAAGACATTTTTGCAATATTACAAATTGGTGGATTTTAATTTGCATATGTAGATTTACAAATATGGcaattcatgtttttatttaaaCTTGCAATACATATTCTATAACAAGTTCAGCCAGAAATGTTTTCATCTATTTGTAATGCTATTAGACATGATTTAAATGGATAGCTTAACTTGCTATTTctctcaaaaaagaaagaaaaatatgcaagtctgtattttttttattgatgttGCAGATAGTGACAGTTAAGTTTTTGTGGGtttctatattttttctaattattaaaattttagaaACATTATCACTACTCATTATTTAATTACAACTAAAACTATGCTGCTATTAAACCGATAATGCACTCATAATGGAtgtgctttcttttcttttttggtatcaTTCCTTTTCGATAATAGTGgttaaaaattctttttccaTTGTACAATAAATTGGGGTTAACTTTTTATAAGCCAGAAGTTTCTTTTCACagcaaattgaaaaagtgttatattcaTATTTCTATGGAAGAAAAACTGgtagattttgtatttaacaaaaattaaatatttgagggtaaatacaaatctgtatttgagaataaatatttgtaataaagtaaatgtttgaaagtaaaatacctgtaaagagttggtactttaaataaataatacatatttgcctataaactacgctttttaaagtttattaattgttaattattttgAAATACTTTGTCATTCTTTGGACCTGTAGCAGAAaggacaaatcaggtacaaaatcctaatttcactctctaaaacaatgttttaatcgtttggactgaatttgtaaaggattagtaacaAATGGAATGAGATCAGTGTAATTGGTCAAATCACAGGAGAGGttagtttctgaaattatccctttgaaGCAGAGCCACTAACACACATTTTTTGTGGGAAGCAaacctcccaccccaccaaagCCTCAAGGCCTCGGTGCTGGCCACCAGCCCAAGAGCTGGTGGTTTTGGCCTCTAGTATGAATATATGCGgaatgttacttttttttttgaaatattaacCCGTGTCAACATAGTACTGTCATTGGAGTTGTGGCAACCCGTATTCGTTTATCGTCCGGACCATCCATGCCAagttgcttttcaatttgagctGTTAATGTCCCGAAATTGCGGTTTGtgtttttaaattcaaaattttgcatcTTTTCTAATCCCATTCCCCCCTTGCTATAATGAAACGTTCGGAGACATTTCATTGCTTAGGACGCGGAGGTTGGCCACAATACTGTTTCCGTAGTCGTCCAAGTAAAACTGAAAAGGGTATGTATGTAAAGGCCAATGAAAACACGACATTTTACACGCGCCGACCGTCACTGTAACACAAATTTCCCAATTTGCAACCCTACTTAGAAGGTACAAGGGCATTGCACGCCCAACCTGGCCACAGCCGTCCAAAATGTCTTGCACTTCAAATTTCTGAGCGAAGAAAGATGCCTACGCACATACAAGGCCGCAACACTTAACGGCAAAGCTGTTCATAATCGCGGGTGGGGCGACAGGGATTTTGTGATAGCCTGCGCCGTCACAATATTCGTCCAAAATCCAACTCCAACAGCCGTGCGATGGGCAGGCTCCATCGCTACCGGCCTCCGCGTGATGAAGAACACTCGCAACAACTGCTGGTTGATCGGAAAAGCCACATATCACACATTTTCCTTGCACAGGGGGTAAATGTTGCAGAATCAATGTCGACAATTACTTGTGCTTATTTTGCCCTAAGTCCTCATTTGgtttatacatatataaaaatgGCTGAATTGGTTCTACATTAATGCACAGGAAGTCTATTCAATTTATCCTAGAGGGTCGTCAGTCGAAATTATGGAGTGGTGGAAGAGGCTGCCTCGTAAGGTGGCCGCGAAAGTTGTTAGTGCTGGGTTTGGGGATTTTCTGAGCCACTTGCCCGTGGCCGATAGAGATAGGAAGTTGCCTGTCGCACTTGCGGAGCGATGGTGGGACTCAACAAACTCCTTCCATTTGCCTTTCGGAGAGATGACACTGACACCCTTGGACTTCACCTGTATAACCGGTGTTGCAGTGGGCGGCTTGCCCATTACGTGGGATTACAATGTTAGGGAAAATGCCAATTACATCAAGGAGCAATTGGGTTGGGTGCCAGCTTTTGCTTCTGCCGGTGCCATCAGAGTTACCGATATATTGTCATTCTACAAAGACAAGGCGATTGACGAGAACGACGACGTCCAGCTGGCACATCTGACTAGAGCTTTCTTTCTATACATGCTTGGCCGCACTTTACTTAGCAACACGGCCGAAACAATTCACCTGTGCTGTCTGCCAGCGCTGGAGGACGTAGATCGTATAGGGGATTATAACTGGGGAGGGGCGGGGATGGCAACCTTGTACAGATTTATGTCCGCCGTCTCCCGACGCCTGACGAAAAGCCTAGGCGGCTACAGCTTCGTTTGGGAGGTAAGTCCAGATTTGCCTTCACTTTGTGTCAATTCGACATTTCCATGTTCCGTTACATAAACTTTTCTAGCAGTTAGTGTTCATCTCGAACGGTGGACATAATTTGTACGACCACGTGTAGGTGTGGGCTTACGAAATTCTTCAGTTAAGTCCGTATAAACTGAAACGGGACGAGAGGGACGTATTGCCCAGAATGTGGCGATGGCGCTCGTGTAATAGAGCCAATCGACTAGCACCGTCTACGGTCGAAAATTTTCGCCGCGCAATTGACACCATTGACCCGGAAAACGTTAGTTCCCCTACTTAGAACATCCAATAGCTTCTACCGCCTAAGTGTTAACAGTTGTTATGAATTTGTTCCGCCTGTGGAACAAACCAATGTTACATCGCTTGTTAATTGTGTGTCATAGGTGAACTGGCTGCCCTTCCCTGCAATGGCATTGCCCAGTCGGTATCTCAAATCCAAGGAACTAACTGCAACGAGATTGCTTTTGGATGGCCCCATGGGAAGATTTTACTACCTGGGCGAGAGGGTTATTAGGCAGGTGTATGCAGGTGTATGTGCAAAGCAACCTCCCCATCGGCCATCAGATATGTACAGCACTGATACAATTTCGGGAAACATGCTACATGATGTGCTTCGTGGACTGCCCATTGCAAGCCTATACCCAGATCCCCCTCCATATGCTACGTATGAGGAGTTTGTGTGCAGCAGGCTAATGAGACCAATGACTTCCTCCACGTTGGCACCCAGTGGGAAGGAGTGCGTAATTCATATATGTGACCAGTTGCCACTAAGTGAGGCCACAACACCGTCACTGAAACATCCAATTAATTACCCTCCCTGGTCTGTGTTGTGCATACAAACTGATGGATCACTGGAGCAAGAGGGCATTCACAGAGTTGGTGGCGATGTAATAGGGTTGCCTCTTCCATGTGCTGTTGGTGATGTGGTATGGCATTCTTCGCCCTGTACTTAACCCGCCATTTAATTTGCGCAATTTGTGTACAATTAATACAGCCATCTGTGTTGTTTCCGCTTAGGTGCCTAGACACTGGTACGAGGACCTGCTTGTTCAGTGCATGGGCCTGAGAAAGAAAGTCTTAGAAAAAAGTGCAGAAATATTTCGTTTGGCATCCAATGTGTCGGACAACACACAAGTGGTGGACCAAAGGCTACATCAAATACAGGTAATTTTGGAAAGTGCATTGAAGCTCCAAAAGGGGACAGGGAAACGCTGCCTTCGCGGTGAACTTGGTGGCCGGAAATCCTGTGTTTGTAAGCGTCCCAACACAAGTGCCGGGACGCAGACATTTACGGATGAGCTTGGTAGAGCCAAAGCTCACGAAAGTCAGGGAATTCATAATGCCAAAGACTGAGCACCCATGGCCCCAAACCGCAAACAAGGTTGTGTAGCCGGAGGAATGAGTATGCAAACTTCTTGGTACTGCCCACCAACAAAGCTAAGCTGTGAGCAATCGCCACGTGTGTTGCGTAATTCTGATACAATTTTAAACTTGAACACGGAAAATGTTAACAGTTGACAGATAATTCCCACAACTAATTTATAGCCCTGTTCTTATATTTCGTCTGTCCCAGATTGTTCTTCACCTACAATTCAAGTTTGCAGTGAAATTAAATATTTACAACAAAACAATTTAAATGGAAGTTGTTGTTATTATAAATCTATCACATTTAATGCATTACAATTTTCGAACTTATTTATATGAAATGACGGAAAAGCCTTTTGTATGAATGCAACTCCAACACAAGAATATGAGTTCAAGTTTGTGCAAACTAGTTACTTGAAATATTGTACTCCATTCGAAATGTAcaaatggtgtaaaaaaaattaatcgtTTTCAGCTCTGTTTCGTTACTTTGTGCACAAGACacatttccctttttctttcacttcaacAACTTCCTCTGCAAATTTCCGAGACTAAGCTCCTACTGCAGCAACATCCCTATCTATaattacataatatatataattactaATTAACTAATATTTTACACAGTTATAACGTATataagattaaattaaatcattTTGCAACCTTATATGCATAATAATAaacatatttattattatatgaATTATTAATcttacatacacatatatattgtAAGGGCTAATTTCAGAAACATCCCCTGAATTAGCTTGTGGAAAAATGGGAAAACGGATGATTTATGGAGAAAaggcataaagagctggtgttttagTGCAGACCTGGAGTACTTTTTTTACCCGATACATAAGCAGGGTCAAAAATTCACTGCGCTAgttaaccaatttttcatatataaacaaATTTACTAAAATTAAAATAGCGTGTTTCAAAGTTGCGCTTCTATTTCAAAGTCAACTACTCTTAAACAGCTTTTACTAAAATTAAAATAGCGTGTTTCAAAGTTGCGCTTCTATTTCGAAGTCAACTACTCTTAAACAGCTACTGCTTAATTCATATAATGGAACAAACCCGTAAAGAACTGGTATATTATAGCAAACaatttttgttgtttactttaaaatatttcatttacattaaataattcaaaaaatgctagttttcctttcgtaaagATGTTTCTGTAAcggcttttgaattttatttgcaaatttttatgaaaattaaatgatttataATAAAAGGTTCATACAAAACGTGGTACTTCATTCATGTAATACAGAGAAggcataaagagttggtactttatgggatatttcctttttaaactattctGAACATATATTACGTAGATAAcctaccatttttttttacataacaaATTACTGTACCATTTTTTGAATGGCATTTCAAAAACATTTCTAACTGAAACAGCACCCACAATAATGGCACAAAAAAGGTGCCTTACTCCCTAATCCAGCTTTACTTCATGTATTACTCTCACAGTTTGTGTTATTGTTGTTAGGCTTCATTAATCACTGTACATTCCTTTTTCTCCGACTAAACGGTAATAATAAACCCCAACATCAGTAATAAATCCCAAGTTCATACCatatatttgtaattttggCCTTCATGATGTCAGCTAAGGGACCCAATAACTCAAAGGCAAGGGAGGTCAGTCAAATTTTGACAACTTCAGGGGGTGCCAGTGAAAGTGTCacaaatctcaggggaggtttcttaAATTATCCCTAATAAATATATTACAAACCACATTGTAATTGATAGTTATTGGCTAATTAAATATGTTGGTACAAATGTATTACTAAAGTTACTcgaactaattaataatttctattagtaaatatgtataattagtagtataattcataatattaattatattacataaattaatgtacatatataatacatataactaataataccATTGTTATTGGTGCACTGAAGAGACGCATAAGCATTGTGAGCAATGAAAATAGATGGGGAGAAACAGAAGTTACTGTTCCTACACATGAATGGAACGATGGGCAAAAGAAAAGGCGTTGGGCCTTATGGTCATTGGTTAGGATAGCAAGCCGAGGAACAAACAGCCCAATCGTAAAAGCAGTTTATAGCAGCAGCGTACGGCACCAGTTTACAAAAGCTGGGCAACTGAAGCTGATTCCCAGGTAGCCACTTCGGAAAACGTCTATCCCACGAAGAGATTTTGCGCAACATACGATTCCACTTAATTTCGTATTTACAAAAAAAGGAACAAGTTTGGCTCGTCTAATAAACAATTTGTCAACTACTTACTCTCCTATTAACCAAGTGCAGTAGCGGTATTTGCTACAGCAGTGCTTACGACGCAACCTTGACAGTCATGCATCTTGTGATCCTTCTGTGCATGACCCCTTCGGTGGAACTACAATGACTTACCCATCTACACCTAGCAACCTTGAATAATCTTCACCCCACCGATACATAACAAAACACAATCCCTAAAGCCGGTGTTGCTCTATAACCTGTCTGTCGTCACGGCTGCTACTTCCATGCACAACCATACCATCTCTTTCAACCTCTGCATTTCACACCTAGAAGAATATATAATAGGATTTACACACGCAACGGCAGTGAAATAAGAACAACAAAGCCATTTACCAACAGGTACTGCATCAGTACAATGACTGTTTACAACCTTTCAGTGGCTGTGGTGATAACAGCTTACAATGGCCCATGACACATTCAAACTTACATTATTTACACTTCAATGGTAACggaatcaaatttttttaaacaatatACCCAGCTTTCCCCGCATTCACGAATACCTTGTAGCCTTCTCATGCTCAAGACAAATTAATGCGAAGGAAAGATACAAACCCTTCCCCTTCTACAATTTCGTACTTGTTTCATGGAAAGACTACTCTTGCACCTCGACTCACCAAAACCTGCCTTATTTATTGCGTAACTGCAAACCGAAGCATCACAACAGTAGTGCCTCATCTTTCTCCTGGACTTCTTTGTTGGCCACCTGTGTCCCTTCCACCGCTACCGAATGGTTGTGGTACAAATGCTTGTCCTCTCCATTCGCCTGAGTCGCTGCAGCCCGTACcaatttcaaatgatttttccagCGAGTCATCCAAACAGTTTTCCATATAATCATCATCAACTGCTGTGTTGTGCGAATTCTTTTTGTATGGGCATGTTCGTTGGTTGTGGCCTGCCTGCAATCTTCAACCCATATATCACATGTCAAATCATTTGTGACTGCAAGTAATCACGTTAACCGAGCACAGTGCTAACATTACACCACTTCAACTTTCTTGCATTGCCAATAACTTTGTATACTTTGTATGCACTTTTAattatgtgtttatttactactgTTGTTAATAAGAACGAAAAATACCCACTTCTTCATTATTACCTTCGCTGTCCACTTCATGTATTTTATCAATTAACTACTGTATAACTACGTATGCAATTCCGATAGTACCTGCAATGACcacactttcttttcttctttgcttCTGCATGCTTGTGATCACCTTTACACCGGGACACCCTAGGATCTAACAGCCCGAATGTTCTTCTACTTCTATCGTTCCTCACTCTTGAATCCATTGCAAATCCATCTCCCCCATATCCCCTATCAATCCACTTCTCCTTTAGGTCCACAGAATGCTTGTCAAACATCTGTTGCAGGTCATTAAACGCATCATCCATGTAGGAGGCATAGTAACACATAGTATTACAGCTGGACTTTAAAGTGCCATATCTGGCCATTTGTGTCAGCTGTTCGTCTGCAACAAATTCTTTCATTCCATTATTACTACAGTGAACTCCCTTTGTCCACCGCTTCGAAATGCATGCTTCTGGGATCCTGTTCATTCCTTCTACCACCATCACGCGAAACATGTGAGCACAAGGAATCCCCTTTGACTCGAATTTCATGCAAGAGCAGATTAGCTTCTCCATTGACCTATCATAATCCACCCTCCAACTTATTTCGTGTCCACCATATTTCGAGTAATAATATGTACGATTCCCTCCATCCTCGCTCCAGCCCTCAGAAATTAGAAGTCCTTGCCTGTTCAAATGCTTCCTCACCATGAAGAACACATTCCTTGTAAACACCTCCGCTGCGCTCCCCTCTAATTCGGGCAGGATTGTGGTTAAGACTGGTTTTGTGTTTTCGCTTGTGTGAACTGCTTTGCTCTCGGTATGTCGAAGCCATGCTATTGCCAAATCAAAACTTCTAACGAATTCATATAGTCGCATTTTTTCATTCAAGTACTCGTTCAAAAAAGCATTCATTTTCTCACACCTTTGAGTACTTCTCATACCTGCAAAAAAATGACCGCGTAAATAGGCCTCTGCCCATAACCTTCTCCTACGGTACAATTTCTTCACCCACTCATTCTCTACCACCCCACATTCATTAACCAACCTAGCCCACCGATCCTCAAACTCAAGAGTGCTACACTTTCTCGCCATCAGGTTATAGAACCTGTTATTAAACTCCTCGCAGCGAATATTACTCCGTGCATTTCTATGCAAGTGCCACGAACATAGCCTGTGACAAGCATCCGGGAGAAGATTCTTTATAGCTCTTCTCATTGCACTGTCCCCATCTGTCATCACTGCTACTGGCTTTCTACCTTTCATAGCCTCTACAAATGTACTTAGCACCCATTCATATGTTTCAATCCTCTCATCTGATAGCAGTGCACAGCCAAAAACAGTACTGTTCAAATGGTTGTTTACCCCTGCAAGTACAACTAGTGGCTTGcggtatttatttgttttgtatgttGTATCAAACACCAATACATCTCCAAATACACTGAAGTCCGCACGAGATTTAGAATCTGCCCAAAACAACATTGCCAATCTTCCTTCGTTATCTACATGATATTTataaaagaacatgtcatcgGCATCCTTCTTCGCTGCCAAGAACCCAAGTGCCCCTTCTGCATCGCCATTAAAAATATCTTTTCTACGTTCCTCGTCCATTCGGTTATACAAATCCTTAATGCAAAATCCCACGTTACTATACCCTCCGGCTTTGATAACAAAATGTTTCATTATCTGGCATATTCTGGCCCCAACCAACTTTAGACTTTTTGCCTGCGCATATTCTGCATCGCTCACTTTTCTATGCGACCTAATGTGTTGCACACTTGCCTCTGATGCCAGCGGGTGATTGTGCTCCATAATGAAACGTGTCACCACATACTTTACCGATTCTATGTCATATTTCACGCGAAAGCAAGCCCCACACCCGGTTCTTGTGATTGGTTTTGCTTCTCTTTTCCGGTCTTCATAATTAAACCACTTTTCATTCCTGTAACCTTCACAGCAACATACCCATTTTCTAAATCTTGAAATGCCATCTGCATCTCGTTTGGCATTACTTTTACGAATCCCAAATCCGCTTAGTTTCGCATACAAATTATAGAATTCCCCAGCTTCTTCTTCCGTGTCAAATGTTAATTTCATTACGTCATCCACGCCTATTGCGCCCACCAATTCATCTGCCTCCTCATCTTCGTGTCCTCCTATTGAACCACCGCTTTCTTCAATGAATGTGTCTCGGTCACACTCAGGTTCTTGGTTAAGGTCAAATGACCTTAACCTGCCGCAAACATCCAACGCCATTTGATTAATTCTCTGTTTCCTGCACCATGTCATGAGTTGAGTTTTAAGCGCCCCATCCTGCCCCATAGTTACAACCCCTGTGTGGTTGTTCAATGTTTTTTCTAACCATGGTCGcttaacattttcttttcagccTCCCCATATGCTTTCGTTTGTAACATAAATACTGCTCGTCTACTAATGGAACAAAACATATATACACGATCATTTCAGTTAACAAACCATACTTTACCTCACAACTTTCACAAAATGCACCCGATAAACATTACTCTCACATTCATATACACAGTTTTTATAAGTGTGGCTGATGCAATTATATCAACCTTTAGCATAAAATACCACTATCGACATGCATTTTCATTAACACCCACAAACTCAACCTCTACTGTgtgtttctttaattcttttcacATAAGCATTCGCAATGCAGTATGGGGGCCATTATCCATGTCCACACGGCCATCCAAATCACTCTGTTTTAAGACTTTAGTCCTGTTACAACGTCTTCTTCACGTCTTCACTCATTTCTGCTTAATTTCCTTTACACAATTTAATACAAATTAGAGGACCAACATTTCTTACGTACGTACACAAAGCTCGGTGCACAAACAAACTACGATAATATCCCGGTTTCGTTTCATCTTTGTTCGAAGACGCAGGGTCTTACACCCCGTATTTCGTATTCCTTATTCCTCTATCATTTCCTCTTACAACAACTGTAGAAATCACCCTACTAGACGTACTTTACTCGTTATTCTAATCCATTTTTCAAAGTTGTGGACAAAAGTACTCACCTTTGATTTCTCTGCTTCTGTTCCACGCCGCTGCAGTCTGTCACCACAGCTTCGGAAGGGCCTTCCTCAGATGTATCTACCGTCACCGCCTGCGCCTGAATTTACGCCAGTAGACACCACCTCTTTACCAAATTTTTGCCTACCATTCCGACCTCGCCACCTGTCTTCAAACACACGCATCACCGCGGGCCCCAACATGGCTCTGTGTTTAGTACCTAATACGCTTCCTCTTCGGTGGCCCCACCATGGCTTTGTTTAGTACCGCTTACGCTTCGTCTTCGGTGTTTCATACAACAGAACCGACACCGCAATTTTTATGCTTTccgataaattatttttttttcaaggaaaTTGGGTTCTCCTAACTGTGTGATGGACGAAAGCCGTAAAGAGCTGGTCGTTTATAAGACAACCGTTTTAACTACATTTTATCCCATAACCCAACATTTGTATTTAAGGCACGTTGGGTACTCTGTCATTGTAATGGTTGAAAGGCAcaaagagctggtcttttactCACCAACGGGTTTAATTGCATTTCATCCGATAAATCAGTCTGTCTTTATGGCACCTTGGGTATTATGTTGTTGTAATGGAAAAAAGCCAAGGGGAGATGAAACTTTTGAACTGAGACACACGTTTGAATATAATAATGGTCCTCAAAATGGATTTAATCTTTAGTTGTAGTCCAGGAAAGCCGTAAAGAGTTGGctgtttattcaaaaatgcatTTAAATATGATATTCCGTTGTTAAAATGCATTTAAAATGCAATCGCTAACATTTGTATTCAACGAAAATGAGTTATTCCGTTGTTATTATGGACGAAAGAGTTGAAAATTGGGGTTGTTTTAATAAAGTTACGGGTTTATTTTTACTCCTTAGCCCATTATATTTATGTTAATTCCGTTTCACCCCAATGCATTTCCAGCTTGTGCAGTACGCTACATTTCCAATGTCCAAACCGCGGTTATAGGTCATCACTTCCTTTTCTGGAATTATTCCCTTTCGGGTCCGTACTTGTCAGCCTGCAACGTGGAGGCTTCTTTGCCATATTATCTGCTTTCCACACGTATTTTCTCCCTTTGTGAATGCACTACAGAAATTACCTCACATCATATGTTGTGAGAGTTATTGTGATACGGATTTTGTGTTTTCATAAAAGATACACTAGGAATGACCTAAGAGATGCTTCTTTGATTCAcgagtaatatatatatatatatatatatatatatatatatatatatatataaatatatatactccCCCCGTCTCACTTTAAtagttctatttcttttttcacacaatttaagaaaaaatagttaactttgttggaaaagtaaatttagattgctatttttctaaaatacccttacattaaatagagtacaactttatggaaaCTTAAATTGATGgcaaaaaaagaatcaactctcattaaatggggtaggtttatagtaacaacaacttacattgaataagggcattttagaaaaattaaaatacaactacattcttcaattgaaaagtgaACTATAATTTGAGACAgacgaaaaggaaaaacatgactatcaaagtggga encodes:
- the LOC113741803 gene encoding protein FAR1-RELATED SEQUENCE 5-like, producing the protein MGQDGALKTQLMTWCRKQRINQMALDVCGRLRSFDLNQEPECDRDTFIEESGGSIGGHEDEEADELVGAIGVDDVMKLTFDTEEEAGEFYNLYAKLSGFGIRKSNAKRDADGISRFRKWVCCCEGYRNEKWFNYEDRKREAKPITRTGCGACFRVKYDIESVKYVVTRFIMEHNHPLASEASVQHIRSHRKVSDAEYAQAKSLKLVGARICQIMKHFVIKAGGYSNVGFCIKDLYNRMDEERRKDIFNGDAEGALGFLAAKKDADDMFFYKYHVDNEGRLAMLFWADSKSRADFSVFGDVLVFDTTYKTNKYRKPLVVLAGVNNHLNSTVFGCALLSDERIETYEWVLSTFVEAMKGRKPVAVMTDGDSAMRRAIKNLLPDACHRLCSWHLHRNARSNIRCEEFNNRFYNLMARKCSTLEFEDRWARLVNECGVVENEWVKKLYRRRRLWAEAYLRGHFFAGMRSTQRCEKMNAFLNEYLNEKMRLYEFVRSFDLAIAWLRHTESKAVHTSENTKPVLTTILPELEGSAAEVFTRNVFFMVRKHLNRQGLLISEGWSEDGGNRTYYYSKYGGHEISWRVDYDRSMEKLICSCMKFESKGIPCAHMFRVMVVEGMNRIPEACISKRWTKGVHCSNNGMKEFVADEQLTQMARYGTLKSSCNTMCYYASYMDDAFNDLQQMFDKHSVDLKEKWIDRGYGGDGFAMDSRVRNDRSRRTFGLLDPRVSRCKGDHKHAEAKKKRKCGHCRLQAGHNQRTCPYKKNSHNTAVDDDYMENCLDDSLEKSFEIGTGCSDSGEWRGQAFVPQPFGSGGRDTGGQQRSPGER